Proteins from one Rhinopithecus roxellana isolate Shanxi Qingling chromosome 20, ASM756505v1, whole genome shotgun sequence genomic window:
- the CACNA1H gene encoding voltage-dependent T-type calcium channel subunit alpha-1H isoform X1 codes for MTEGARAADEVRVPLGAPPPGPAAAVGASPESPGAPGGEAEQGSEPGVSPPESPAAERGAELGADEEQRVPYPALAATVFFCLGQTTRPRSWCLRLVCNPWFEHVSMLVIMLNCVTLGMFRPCEDVECGSERCNILEAFDAFIFTFFAVEMVIKMVALGLFGQKCYLGDTWNRLDFFIVVAGMMEYSLDGHNVSLSAIRTVRVLRPLRAINRVPSMRILVTLLLDTLPMLGNVLLLCFFVFFIFGIVGVQLWAGLLRNRCFLDSAFVRNNNLTFLRPYYQTEEGEENPFICSSRRDNGMQKCSHIPSRRELRVPCTLGWEAYVQPQAEGVGATRNACINWNQYYNVCRSGDSNPHNGAINFDNIGYAWIAIFQVITLEGWVDIMYYVMDAHSFYNFIYFILLIIVGSFFMINLCLVVIATQFSETKQRESQLMREQRARHLSNDSTLASFSEPGSCYEELLKYVGHIFRKVKRRSLRLYARWQSRWHKKVDPSAVQGQGPGHRQRRAGRHTASVHHLVYHHHHHHHHHYHFSHSSPRRPGPEPGACDTRLVRAGASPSPPSPGSRPPDAESVHSIYHADCHIEGPQERAQVAHAAATAAASLKLATGLGTMNYPTILPSGMGSGKGSTSPGPKGKWASGPPGTGGHSPLSLYSPDPYEKIQHVVGEHGLGQAPGHLSGLSVPCPLPSPAAGTLTCELKSCPYCTRALEDPEGELSGSESGDSDGRGIYEFTQDVRHGDRRDPMQPPPAMDTPGPGSPRRRAQQRAAPGEPGRLGHLWATFSGKLRRIVDSKYFSRGIMMAILVNTLSMGVEYHEQPEELTHALEISNIVFTSMFALEMLLKLLACGPLGYIRNPYNIFDGIIVVISVWEIVGQADGGLSVLRTFRLLRVLKLVRFLPALRRQLVVLVKTMDNVATFCTLLMLFIFIFSILGMHLFGCKFSLKTDTGDTVPDRKNFDSLLWAIVTVFQILTQEDWNVVLYNGMASTSSWAALYFVALMTFGNYVLFNLLVAILVEGFQAEGDANRSDTDEDKTSVHFEEDFHKLRELQTTELKMCSLAVTPNGHLEGRGSLSPPLIMCTAATPMPTPKSSPYLDADPSLPDSRRGSSSSGDPPLGDQKPPASLRSSPCAPWGPNGAWSSRRSSWSSLGRAPSLKRRSQCGERESLLSGEGKGSTDDEAEDGRATPGPRATPLRRAESLDPRPLRPAPLPPTKCRDCNGQMVALPSEFFLRVDSHREDAAELDDDLEDSCCFRLHKVLEPYKPQWCRSREAWALYLFSPQNRFRVACQKIIMHKMFDHVVLVFIFLNCVTIALERPDIDPGSTERVFLSVSNYIFTAIFVAEMMVKVVALGLLSGEHAYLQSSWNLLDGLLVLVSLVDIVVAMASAGGAKILGVLRVLRLLRTLRPLRVISRAPGLKLVVETLISSLRPIGNIVLICCAFFIIFGILGVQLFKGKFYYCEGGDTRNISTKAQCRAAHYRWVRRKYNFDNLGQALMSLFVLSSKDGWVNIMYDGLDAVGVDQQPVQNHNPWMLLYFISFLLIVSFFVLNMFVGVVVENFHKCRQHQEAEEARRREEKRLRRLERRRRSKALPVAVAGTFPSPEAQRRPYYADYSPTRRSIHSLCTSHYLDLFITFIICVNVITMSMEHYNQPKSLDEALKYCNYVFTIVFVFEAALKLVAFGFRRFFKDRWNQLDLAIVLLSLMGITLEEIEMSAALPINPTIIRIMRVLRIARVLKLLKMATGMRALLDTVVQALPQVGNLGLLFMLLFFIYAALGVELFGRLECSEDNPCEGLSRHATFSNFGMAFLTLFRVSTGDNWNGIMKDTLRECTREDKHCLSYLPALSPVYFVTFVLVAQFVLVNVVVAVLMKHLEESNKEAREGAELDAEIELALAQGPRGARRVDADRPPSPQESPDARDTPNLLVARKVSVSRMLSLPNDSYMFRPVVPASAPHPRPLQEVEMETYGASTPLDSIASAHSPPAESCASLQIPLAVSSPARSSETLHALSPRGAARSPSLSRLLCRQEAVRADSLEGQIDGPRDTLDPAETGEKTLVRPVSQGGSLQSPPRSPRPASIRTRKHTFGQRCVSSRTAAPGGEEAEASDPADEEVSHITSSACPWQPVAEPQGPEASPVAGGERDLRRLYSVDAQGFLDKPGRVDEQWRPSAELGSGEPGEAKAWGPEAEPSLGARRKKKMSPPCISVEPPAEDEGSARPPAAEGGSTTLRRRTPSCEATPHRDSLEPTEGSGTGGDPAAKGERWGQASCRAEHLTVPSFAFEPLDLGGPSGDPFLDGGHSVIPEPRASSSGATVPLEPPETEPPVPVSDPPEKRRGLYLTVPQCPLEKPGSPSATPAPGDGTDDPV; via the exons GCCTTTGACGCCTTCATTTTCACCTTTTTCGCGGTGGAGATGGTCATCAAGATGGTGGCTTTGGGGCTGTTCGGGCAGAAATGTTACCTGGGTGACACGTGGAACAGGCTGGATTTCTTCATCGTCGTGGCGGG CATGATGGAGTACTCGTTGGATGGACACAACGTGAGCCTCTCGGCTATCAGGACCGTGCGGGTGCTGCGGCCTCTCCGTGCTATCAATCGCGTGCCGA GCATGCGAATCCTGGTCACTCTGCTGCTGGACACGCTGCCCATGCTCGGGAACGTCCTTCTGCTCTGCTTCTTCGTCTTCTTCATTTTCGGCATCGTTGGCGTCCAGCTCTGGGCTGGCCTCCTGCGGAACCGCTGCTTCCTGGACAGTGCCTTTGTCAG GAACAACAACCTGACCTTCCTGCGGCCGTACTACCAGACGGAGGAGGGCGAGGAGAACCCGTTCATCTGCTCCTCGCGCCGAGACAACGGCATGCAGAAGTGCTCGCACATCCCCAGCCGCCGCGAGCTACGTGTGCCCTGCACACTGGGCTGGGAGGCCTACGTGCAGCCACAGGCCGAGGGGGTGGGCGCCACGCGCAATGCCTGCATCAACTGGAACCAGTATTACAACGTGTGCCGCTCGGGTGACTCCAACCCCCACAACGGTGCCATCAACTTCGACAACATTGGCTACGCCTGGATCGCCATCTTCCAG GTGATCACGCTGGAAGGCTGGGTGGACATCATGTACTACGTCATGGACGCCCACTCGTTCTACAATTTCATCTATTTCATCCTGCTCATCATC GTGGGCTCCTTCTTCATGATCAACCTGTGCCTGGTGGTGATTGCCACGCAGTTCTCAGAGACAAAGCAGCGGGAGAGCCAGCTGATGCGGGAGCAGCGGGCGCGCCACCTATCCAACGACAGCACACTGGCCAGCTTCTCTGAGCCTGGCAGCTGCTACGAAGAGCTGCTGAAGTATGTGGGCCACATATTCCGCAAGGTCAAGCGGCGCAGCTTGCGCCTCTATGCCCGCTGGCAGAGCCGCTGGCACAAGAAGGTGGACCCTAGCGCTGTGCAAGGCCAGGGTCCCGGGCACCGCCAGCGCCGGGCGGGCAGGCACACAGCCTCAGTGCACCACCTGgtctaccaccatcaccaccaccaccaccaccactaccatttCAGCCACAGCAGCCCCCGCAGGCCCGGCCCTGAGCCAGGCGCCTGCGACACCAGGCTGGTGCGGGCCGGTGCGTCTCCCTCACCACCCTCCCCAGGCAGCAGACCACCCGACGCAGAGTCTGTGCACAGCATCTACCATGCCGACTGCCACATAGAGGGGCCGCAGGAGAGGGCCCAGGTGGCACATGCCGCCGCCACCGCTGCCGCCAGCCTCAAACTGGCCACGGGGCTGGGCACCATGAACTACCCCACCATCCTGCCCTCAGGGATGGGCAGCGGCAAAGGCAGCACCAGCCCCGGACCCAAAGGGAAGTGGGCCAGTGGGCCACCAGGCACTGGGGGGCACAGCCCCTTGAGCTTGTATAGCCCCGATCCCTACGAGAAGATCCAGCATGTGGTCGGGGAGCATG GACTGGGCCAGGCCCCTGGCCATCTGTCAGGCCTCAGCGTGCCCTGCCCCCTGCCCAGCCCCGCAGCAGGCACACTGACCTGTGAGCTGAAGAGCTGCCCGTACTGCACCCGTGCCCTGGAGGACCCAGAGGGGGAGCTCAGTGGCTCAGAGAGTGGAGACTCAGATGGTCGTGGCATCTACGAATTCACACAGGACGTCCGGCACGGTGACCGCCGGGATCCCATGCAACCACCCCCTGCGATGGACACACCAGGCCCAGGCAGCCCCCGGCGGCGGGCACAGCAGAGGGCAGCCCCGGGCGAGCCAGGCAGGCTGGGCCACCTCTGGGCTACCTTCAGCGGCAAGCTGCGCCGCATCGTGGACAGCAAGTACTTCAGCCGTGGTATCATGATGGCCATCCTCGTCAACACGCTGAGCATGGGCGTGGAGTACCATGAGCAG CCCGAGGAACTGACTCACGCCCTGGAGATCAGCAACATTGTGTTCACCAGCATGTTCGCCTTGGAAATGTTGCTGAAACTGCTGGCCTGTGGCCCTCTGGGTTACATCCGGAACCCGTACAACATCTTTGACGGCATCATCGTGGTCATCAG CGTCTGGGAGATCGTGGGGCAGGCGGACGGCGGTTTGTCTGTGCTGCGCACCTTCCGGCTGCTTCGTGTGCTGAAGCTGGTGCGCTTCCTGCCAGCGCTGCGGCGCCAGCTTGTGGTACTGGTGAAGACCATGGACAACGTGGCCACCTTCTGCACGCTGCTCATGCTCTTCATTTTTATCTTCAG CATCCTGGGCATGCACCTCTTCGGCTGCAAGTTTAGCCTGAAGACAGACACCGGAGACACCGTGCCCGACAGAAAGAACTTCGACTCCCTGCTGTGGGCCATCGTCACCGTGTTCCAG ATCCTGACCCAGGAGGACTGGAACGTGGTCCTGTACAACGGCatggcctccacctcctcctgggCCGCCCTCTACTTCGTGGCCCTCATGACCTTCGGCAACTACGTGCTTTTCAACCTGCTGGTCGCCATCCTTGTGGAGGGCTTTCAGGCGGAG GGTGACGCCAACAGATCCGACACGGACGAGGACAAGACGTCGGTCCACTTCGAGGAGGACTTCCACAAGCTCAGAGAGCTCCAGACCACAG AGCTGAAGATGTGCTCCCTGGCCGTGACCCCCAACGGGCACCTGGAGGGACGAGGCAGCCTGTCCCCTCCCCTCATCATGTGCACAGCGGCCACACCCATGCCTACTCCCAAGAGCTCGCCATACCTGGACGCAGACCCCAGCCTCCCAGACTCTCGGCGTGGCAGCAGCAGCTCCGGAGACCCGCCCCTGGGAGACCAGAAGCCTCCG GCCAGCCTCCGAAGTTCTCCCTGCGCCCCCTGGGGCCCCAATGGTGCCTGGAGCAGCCGGCGTTCCAGCTGGAGCAGCCTGGGCCGTGCCCCCAGCCTCAAGCGCCGCAGCCAGTGCGGGGAACGTGAGTCCTTGCTGTCCGGCGAGGGCAAGGGCAGTACTGACGACGAAGCCGAGGACGGCAGGGCCACACCCGGGCCCCGTGCCACCCCACTGCGGCGGGCCGAGTCTCTGGACCCACGGCCGCTCCGGCCGGCCCCCCTCCCACCTACCAAGTGTCGCGACTGCAACGGGCAGATGGTGGCCCTGCCCAGCGAGTTCTTCCTACGCGTCGACAGCCACCGGGAGGATGCGGCCGAGCTTGACGACGACTTGGAGGAT AGCTGCTGCTTCCGCCTGCACAAAGTTCTGGAGCCCTACAAGCCCCAGTGGTGCCGGAGCCGGGAGGCCTGGGCCCTCTACCTCTTTTCCCCACAGAACCG GTTCCGCGTCGCCTGCCAGAAGATCATCATGCACAAGATGTTTGATCACGTGGTCCTCGTCTTCATCTTCCTCAACTGTGTCACCATTGCCCTGGAGAGGCCTGACATTGACCCCGGCAGCACC GAGCGGGTCTTCCTCAGCGTCTCCAATTACATCTTCACGGCCATCTTCGTGGCGGAGATGATGGTGAAG GTGGTGGCTCTGGGGCTGCTCTCGGGCGAGCACGCCTacctccagagcagctggaacCTGCTGGATGGGCTGCTGGTGCTGGTGTCCCTGGTCGACATCGTCGTGGCCATGGCCTCGGCTGGTGGCGCCAAGATCCTGGGCGTTCTGCGCGTGCTGCGTCTGCTGCGGACCTTGCGGCCTCTGAG GGTCATCAGCCGGGCCCCGGGCCTCAAGCTGGTGGTGGAGACGCTGATTTCGTCACTCAGGCCCATCGGGAACATCGTCCTCATCTGCTGCGCCTTCTTCATCATTTTTGGCATCTTGGGTGTGCAG CTCTTCAAAGGGAAGTTCTACTACTGCGAGGGTGGCGACACCAGGAACATTTCCACCAAGGCGCAGTGCCGGGCCGCCCACTACCGCTGGGTGAGGCGCAAGTACAACTTCGACAACCTGGGCCAG GCCCTGATGTCGCTGTTCGTGCTGTCGTCCAAGGATGGCTGGGTGAATATCATGTATGACGGGCTGGACGCCGTCGGTGTGGACCAGCAG CCCGTGCAGAACCACAACCCCTGGATGCTGCTGTACTTCATCTCCTTCCTGCTCATCGTCAGCTTCTTCGTGCTCAACATGTTCGTGGGCGTTGTGGTCGAGAACTTCCACAAATGCCGGCagcaccaggaggcagaggaggcgcGGCGGCGTGAGGAGAAGCGGCTGCGGCGCCTGGAGAGGAGGCGCAGGAGTAAGGCGCTCCCGGTGGCGGTGGCGG GCACTTTCCCCAGCCCAG AGGCCCAGCGCCGGCCCTACTATGCCGACTACTCGCCCACCCGCCGCTCCATTCACTCGCTGTGCACCAGCCACTATCTCGACCTTTTCATCACCTTCATTATCTGCGTCAACGTCATCACCATGTCCATGGAGCACTATAACCAACCGAAG TCTCTGGACGAGGCCCTCAAGTACTGCAACTACGTGTTCACCATCGTGTTTGTCTTCGAGGCTGCACTGAAGCTGGTGGCATTTGGGTTCCGTCGGTTCTTCAAGGACAG GTGGAACCAGCTGGACCTGGCCATCGTGCTGCTGTCACTCATGGGCATCACGCTGGAGGAGATAGAGATGAGCGCCGCGCTGCCCATCAACCCCACCATCATCCGCATCATGCGTGTCCTCCGCATCGCCCGGG TGCTGAAGCTGCTGAAGATGGCCACGGGCATGCGCGCCCTGCTGGACACCGTCGTGCAAGCCCTGCCCCAG GTGGGCAACCTGGGCCTTCTTTTCATGCTCCTGTTTTTTATCTATGCTGCGCTGGGAGTggagctgttcgggaggctgg AGTGCAGCGAAGACAACCCGTGCGAGGGCCTGAGCAGGCATGCCACCTTCAGCAACTTCGGCATGGCCTTCCTCACGCTGTTCCGCGTGTCCACGGGGGACAACTGGAACGGGATCATGAAG GACACGCTGCGCGAGTGCACCCGTGAGGACAAGCACTGCTTGAGCTACCTGCCAGCCCTGTCGCCCGTCTACTTCGTGACCTTCGTGCTGGTGGCGCAGTTCGTGCTGGTGAACGTGGTGGTGGCCGTGCTCATGAAGCACCTGGAGGAAAGCAACAAGGAGGCGCGCGAGGGCGCGGAGCTGGACGCCGAGATCGAGCTGGCGCTGGCGCAGGGCCCCAGGGGTGCACGCCGGGTGGATGCAGACAGGCCTCCCTCACCCCAGGAGAGTCCGGATGCCAGGGACACCCCAAACCTCCTGGTCGCACGCAAGGTGTCCGTGTCCAGGATGCTCTCGCTGCCCAACGACAGCTACATGTTCCGGCCCGTGGTGCCCGCCTCGGCGCCCCACCCCCGCCCGCTGCAGGAGGTGGAGATGGAGACCTATGGGGCCAGCACCCCCTTGG ACTCCATTGCCTCTGCACACTCGCCGCCCGCGGAGTCTTGTGCCTCCCTCCAGATCCCATTGGCTGTGTCGTCCCCAGCCAGGAGCAGCGAGACCCTCCATGCCCTGTCCCCTCGGGGTGCAGCCCGCTCCCCCAGCCTCAGCCGGCTGCTCTGCAGACAG GAGGCTGTACGCGCCGATTCCTTGGAAGGGCAGATTGACGGCCCTAGGGACACCCTGGACCCTGCGGAGACTGGCGAGAAAACCCTGGTGAGGCCGGTGTCCCAGGGGGGCTCCCTGCAGTCTCCCCCACGCTCCCCACGGCCCGCCAGCATCCGCACCCGGAAGCACACCTTCGGACAGCGCTGTGTCTCCAGCCGGACGGCAGCCCCGGGTGGAGAGGAGGCCGAGGCCTCGGACCCAGCCGACGAGGAGGTCAGCCACATCACCAGCTCCGCCTGCCCCTGGCAGCCCGTGGCCGAGCCCCAGGGCCCCGAAGCCTCTCCAGTGGCCGGCGGCGAGCGGGACCTGCGCAGGCTCTACAGCGTGGACGCTCAGGGCTTCCTGGACAAGCCGGGCCGGGTGGACGAGCAGTGGCGGCCCTCGGCGGAGCTGGGCAGCGGGGagcctggggaggccaaggcctggGGCCCCGAGGCCGAGCCCTCTCTGGGTGCGCGCAGAAAGAAGAAGATGAGCCCCCCCTGCATCTCGGTGGAACCCCCTGCGGAGGATGAGGGCTCCGCGCGGCCCCCCGCAGCGGAGGGCGGCAGCACCACCCTGAGGCGCAGAACCCCATCCTGTGAGGCCACCCCTCACCGGGACTCCCTGGAGCCCACAGAGGGCTCAGGCACCGGAGGGGACCCTGCAGCCAAGGGGGAGCGCTGGGGCCAGGCCTCCTGCCGGGCCGAGCACCTGACCGTCCCCAGCTTTGCCTTCGAGCCGCTGGACCTCGGCGGCCCCAGTGGAGACCCTTTCTTGGACGGTGGCCACAGCGTGATCCCAGAACCCAGAGCTTCCTCTTCAGGGGCCACAGTGCCCTTGGAACCCCCGGAAACAGAGCCTCCCGTGCCCGTCAGTGACCCCCCAGAGAAGAGGCGGGGGCTGTACCTCACAGTCCCCCAGTGTCCTCTGGAGAAACCAGGGTCCCCCTCAGCCACCCCTGCCCCAGGGGATGGTACAGATGACCCCGTGTAG